Sequence from the Coriobacteriia bacterium genome:
CGTGACATCGGGTGTGAGTTTGTCAGCGAGTATCGCCATGTCGAGCTGCCCGGTGGACGAATACAGCAGCGCCACACCGAGCAGGTAGGTCATCGCACCGAGCATGCTCGCGTACAGGTAACGCGCTCCGGCGCGGAGCGCCTCGGCAGTGCCGCCGACGGTCACGAGTGCCACCGCGGAGATACCCACCAGCTCGAGGCAGACGTACACGTTGAACACGTCCCCGGTAAGGAACAGCGCGTTGAGCGACGTCCACATGAACAGCCACAAGGTCCAGAACAGGCCGTGACCATGGGCCGTCTCATCATCGGTGCGGAAGTATGCTGTCGCGTACAGCGTGACGCCCAGACCGACGGTGGCCGCGAGCAGGATGAACAACGTCGAAGCGCCGTCGGCCACCAGGTCGATACCCACCGGTGCGGTCCAGCCGCCCACGGCGTAACGGAACGGGCCGACGGTCAGCACGCGTGAGGTCAGTGCGATCGCGAGCGCCATGATGGCCACGCCGGTGGCCAGGGCCACGTGTGGAGCCCTTCTGTGTCCTGCGACGAAGGAGAGCGCAGCGCCTGCGAGCGGCACAACCACCAGGAGCGCGGGGAGGTGGTCGAGGAGTGTCATCGGCCCTCACCGCCGGATGGCTCATCGTCGAGGTTGGTGAGGCCTGTAGCGGTGTAGTAGCGCTTGGCGATTGCCAGGCCGAGCGCGGTCAGCGCCACGGTCACCACGATGCCGGTCAACACCATCGCCTGCGGTACCGGGTCAGGGCCGCCCTCGGCACGGTTCCCGAGGCCGATCAGGAGCAGGAAGACGCCGCTGCCCATGAAGTTCGCCGAGATCACCTTGTGGATGAGGTGGCGTCGTGCGAGCAGGCCGTACGTACCAAGGGCGTAGAGCAGAGCCCCGCCTGCCACGTAGACGAGATAGTTGCTCACCGGCGCTCACCGCTCTCGGCCGAGGACGCCGACGCGAGGAAGAGGCTCGCCAGGCTCGCGCCGATGGAGAGCGTCAAGAGCACCTCGATGAGCAGGATCAGGCCCTTGCGGCTCTCGGCGGGGTACTGCAGCAGCGTGCCGCCTACCGTCAGGGGATACAGCGCCACGGCGATGAAGACGAGCAGGCCGATGGCGAGCACCCAGCGCACCATGCGCTGACCCGCCCATGCCGGGCGGGCGTAGCCGGAGAGCAGAAGCAGGATCCCGGCAGCTCCGAGGACGGCTCCACCCTGGAAGGCGCCGCCGGGCCCGGAGGAACCGATCCACACCAGGTGTCCGGCGACCAGCAGCATCAGAGGCGCGAGGGCTCGCGAGAGTGCACCGAGGACCGGACCCGCTCTCCCGGCGAGTCGGCGAGAGAGGGCCGCCGGATCCTCCCGGAGGGACAGCACAGCGACGGTGGCGAGCATCAGGACCGCGATCTCGAGGAGTGTGTCGTAGCCGCGGAAGTCGAGCAGTACGGCCGTGACGACGTTGGTGATGCCGCTCGCCTTCGCGCCGGTGCGCATCGCCTCGGCCAAGCCGTCTCCGTCTGCGGGCAGCGCGAGCACCGCGCGGCCGATCACACCGAGCATGAGAATGCTGGCGAGCAGCGGAGCGATCGGAGTGTGCCTGCGGCGGTCAGTCATCGGCGTTCTCCATGGGTCCGGATTCCGCCGGATACGGCGTGTCCCGCTTGCGGAGGTGGCCGACGGCATCGAGCATGAGTGCACCGGTGACCCCTGCGCCAATGGCTGCCTCGGCCAGCGCCACGTCGGGTGAGCCGAGGCGGATCCAGGCGATCGCCATGAACAGGCCGAAGACGATGAACATGACGACCGACTTGAAGAGCCTGTTCTCGTTGAGCGAGCCCACCGCAATCCAGATGAGCATACCGACGAGCAGTATGTCGAAGACGGCCATCATCGGCTCTCACCGGTCCATGGCTCGATGCCGCTGTTGCGTGCCGAGTTGGCCACCAGGTAGCAGGCGGTGGCGCCGGCAACGATCACCACGATCCAGATGAGCAGGAGCTTGAGTGCCACGATCAGCGAGCCGGACTGCAGAGCGAGGCCGGCCGAGGCGAGTCCGAGCCCCAGGTTGTCGGCCTTGGTCAGCGCATGCAGCCGCGTGTAGACGTCGGGGAAGCGCACCAGGCCGACCGAGCCGGCGAGGAAGAAGAAGCCACTCGCGGCGAACAGCACATATGATGCGCCGTCTATGACCGACTGCCATGTCATCAGTCGTCCGCTCCCCACGCCCGCTTGACGAAGGCAACGGCAGTGAGTGCGCCGAGGAGCGCGAAGGTAAGCGCCATGTCGCGCAGGCCACCGAGATCGGTCAGTTCGGACAGCACGAGGGTGAGTGCCACGCCGGACGTACCGAACAGCATCGCCGAGAGCATGCGGTCGGTGCCGGTCGGGCCGCGCTCGATCCGGTAGATGCCGAGTGCGACGCTGATCAAGATGGTGATGGCGAGGGCCTGGAGCGCGAGCGTCATCACGCATCACCCTTTGTCAGTGGCGGGAGGTCCGATCCGAACAGGTCGGCGACCCGGCACTCCACTTCGGCGAGCTCCTGTACTACCGGTCGAGAACAGTCGAGCACATGCACTTCGAGTGTATCGTCGTCCAGGCGGGAGCTCAGCGTCCCGGGAAGCATGCTGATGGTGTTGGCGAGGAAGACCCGTGGCCACGTGCCCGTGATGCGGAGCGGGTAGCGGATGATCGCGGGATCGAGCGGCATGGAGGGGCGCAAGGCGCGCATCGACACGTCGATCCCACCCAGCGCGGACTGGAGCGCGAAGAACCTCACGAAACGCAGCGCACCGCTGGGACGTATGGGTGTCAGCGAGTCGGGGGAGAGGGTGAGTGAGAGTGCCGAGCCCGCCAGAACGATAGGGATGCCGACCGCGAGCGCGTGCGGGTCCGCCTCGGTGATGACCACCCACACGAGCGCGAGCAGGGCCGTCCGACTCGCCGTGCGGCGAAGGCGTCGGGGCACTGATGGGGGTGTGGTGCTTCCGGGCACGTGTCTCCTGCCAGTAGGCCTCGGCGCGAGATCAGCGTTGTCGATACCGTGTTCGCTGACCGGGTGCCGCCCTGGTCTGACCGACGGACCCGCCCGAGTTCTCGGACGGGTCCGTTATGTGTCCTGGAGGCGACGCCCGGATTCGAACCGGGGATAAAGGCTTTGCAGGCCTCTGCCTTGCCACTTGGCTACGTCGCCGGTTGGGGGGACCGATGCCAAGTCCCGCTATCAAAGAAGGTCGGCCGATCGGGCCGTCGTACGCGCCCTTCGGGCCGACCTCCGAAGTGGTGATGGAGCGGACGACCGGATTCGAACCGGCGACCCCAACCTTGGCAAGGTTGTGCTCTACCAACTGAGCCACGTCCGCGCGCAAGGGGTAGACTACCACGGGCTCTCGAAGGGGTGCAACCGCGAGTTCGTGCTCAGAATGCGGGTGTCGCGGGCCACGTGCCCGGCCAAGTTGGGTCTAGCGGTTCGGTGCTGGACTGCTACAATAGTCGTCGCTGCTCAGGCAGCCATGGGCGCTTAGCTCAGGGGGAGAGCACTTCCTTGACGCGGAAGGGGTCAGAGGTTCAAATCCTCTAGCGCCCACCATAGAAACTGCAGTGAGGGGCCGTGTTTCGGGAAACCGAGGACGGCCCTTCGCCCCGCTACGGGGCGTCGGGGATCTCTCGCATGTCGCTGTTCCATGTGGTCGGTTTGCGAACCCATTTCCCAGGGTAGGACATGTAGTTGGGGGTGTGGGAATCAAGGGGCGGCGTCCGCCACACTACTCACACCGAGAGCGACAGTGAGGCAGAACGTCTGTCGTCGACTCTCAGCGCGGGTGTCCGTGCCGTGCGGTTGACTTGTGACCTGCTGACGCGCGCGGCTTCGTGTCGGCACCCGGTAACGACTGCCGAGGGGGGTGGCTCACGATGGCCATGGCGGGGTTCTGCAGCGCGTGCGGCGAGAACGTGTGGCTCACGGAGTCGGGTGGCTGCACACGAGGCCACTCACCCGATCAGATCATCAACGCGTACGAGGCTGACGTAGCGCCTCCAGTGACCGAGCCTGAGCTGGCTGCCGCCGCTGTCCCCGAGGCCGCCGCAGTGCCGTCCTCCGGGCCGATGATGCCCGCGGAACTCGGCGCGCGCAAGCGGTTCCTGACCTCACCCATCGTGATCATCGGCGGGGTTGCCGCGCTCCTCCTAGTCGTGGTGCTTGCGGTCGTCTTCTTCCCGAGGCCGAAGATCGCCGTCACCGGTTTCACGGTGCCGGAATCAGTCTTGAGCGGCGAGGATATCGTGGCCACGGTCGAGATCGCGAACACGGGTTGGGCCAAGGGCGACTATCCGCTGACGATCCTCATGGATGGAGCTACCGTCAACGGGCAGTCAGTCAGCGTGGCCGCGAGGTCGCAGAAGCGCGTCGAAGTCACCATACCCGCAGG
This genomic interval carries:
- a CDS encoding cation:proton antiporter subunit C; amino-acid sequence: MSNYLVYVAGGALLYALGTYGLLARRHLIHKVISANFMGSGVFLLLIGLGNRAEGGPDPVPQAMVLTGIVVTVALTALGLAIAKRYYTATGLTNLDDEPSGGEGR
- a CDS encoding MnhB domain-containing protein gives rise to the protein MTDRRRHTPIAPLLASILMLGVIGRAVLALPADGDGLAEAMRTGAKASGITNVVTAVLLDFRGYDTLLEIAVLMLATVAVLSLREDPAALSRRLAGRAGPVLGALSRALAPLMLLVAGHLVWIGSSGPGGAFQGGAVLGAAGILLLLSGYARPAWAGQRMVRWVLAIGLLVFIAVALYPLTVGGTLLQYPAESRKGLILLIEVLLTLSIGASLASLFLASASSAESGERR
- a CDS encoding DUF4040 domain-containing protein translates to MMAVFDILLVGMLIWIAVGSLNENRLFKSVVMFIVFGLFMAIAWIRLGSPDVALAEAAIGAGVTGALMLDAVGHLRKRDTPYPAESGPMENADD
- the mnhG gene encoding monovalent cation/H(+) antiporter subunit G, which produces MTWQSVIDGASYVLFAASGFFFLAGSVGLVRFPDVYTRLHALTKADNLGLGLASAGLALQSGSLIVALKLLLIWIVVIVAGATACYLVANSARNSGIEPWTGESR
- a CDS encoding monovalent cation/H+ antiporter complex subunit F; amino-acid sequence: MTLALQALAITILISVALGIYRIERGPTGTDRMLSAMLFGTSGVALTLVLSELTDLGGLRDMALTFALLGALTAVAFVKRAWGADD
- a CDS encoding Na+/H+ antiporter subunit E; translated protein: MPGSTTPPSVPRRLRRTASRTALLALVWVVITEADPHALAVGIPIVLAGSALSLTLSPDSLTPIRPSGALRFVRFFALQSALGGIDVSMRALRPSMPLDPAIIRYPLRITGTWPRVFLANTISMLPGTLSSRLDDDTLEVHVLDCSRPVVQELAEVECRVADLFGSDLPPLTKGDA